From a single Cytophagales bacterium WSM2-2 genomic region:
- a CDS encoding aminopeptidase, with translation MKKIFLLLVFLSATSTIVSAQADKKWKGKFEQLDYLLPTPNEFRTGGGAPGAKYWQQRADYAIDAEIDEPNNKLIGKETITYYNNSPEPMTFLWLQLDQNVNKKGNEDFGAAFGNLRDTLPAMNMQYLVRPIEFEAGYVINSVTDKLGKNLPITINNTMMRIDLPTPIKSGESLSFNISWSYAITDRSMFLLSREGYEHFPEDNNNVYLIAHWFPRMCQYDDIEGWQNKQFQRLGEFALEFGNYKVNITVPGDHIIGSTGWLQNPKEVLNAAEADRLEKAKTSFDKPFFIVTEDEAKGREKTKSTTKKTWRFQADNVRDFAFASSRKFIWDAQAVKLPTNTVLCMSFYPKEGLPTWAEHSTLAVKNAIEVYSKYTFDYPYPVAISVNTSNIGMEFPMISFNGGRPKAGKMSDNALAGMVGTIVHEVGHNYFPMIVSNDERQWMWMDEGLNTFLQTRTEAERYPKFHHTTPKDIVPYMKGDKSIMRPVMTTSDNERLQSFGQNFYNKPTVALSILRESIMGPELFDRAFKEYANRWKYKHPRPADFFRTMEDLSAVDLDWFWRGWFFGTDNVDVELNEVKWFRFNSKAVDPENKTPKTQPGDLAANKNDNDFSQGPKPLTITNTPDAFFGQFLNRQDDNAIRKNLEGKNLYQLKFKNIGGLITPLVIEWTFKDGTKEIERLPAEIWRINENEITRVFVKEKEVINIVVDPNAELADVETNNNSFPKKPTESKFDQLKKN, from the coding sequence ATGAAAAAGATTTTTCTTCTCCTCGTATTTCTTTCAGCAACATCAACGATTGTGTCAGCCCAGGCCGATAAAAAATGGAAAGGGAAATTTGAGCAATTAGACTACTTGTTGCCTACGCCAAATGAATTCAGGACAGGCGGTGGAGCACCGGGAGCAAAGTACTGGCAACAACGTGCGGACTATGCAATCGATGCTGAAATCGATGAACCTAACAACAAGCTCATTGGCAAAGAAACAATCACCTATTATAATAATTCACCTGAGCCAATGACATTTCTTTGGCTACAATTGGATCAAAATGTAAATAAAAAAGGGAATGAAGATTTTGGTGCAGCTTTCGGAAATCTGAGGGACACTCTGCCCGCCATGAACATGCAGTATCTCGTTCGACCTATTGAATTTGAAGCAGGTTATGTGATTAATTCAGTCACCGATAAACTGGGAAAAAATCTCCCGATTACGATCAACAATACCATGATGCGAATTGACCTGCCTACACCGATCAAATCGGGAGAAAGTCTTTCATTTAATATTTCATGGAGTTATGCCATTACTGATCGCAGCATGTTCCTGCTGTCGCGCGAGGGTTACGAGCATTTCCCGGAAGACAATAATAATGTATACCTGATTGCACATTGGTTCCCGCGCATGTGCCAATACGATGACATTGAAGGCTGGCAAAACAAACAGTTTCAACGGCTTGGTGAGTTTGCGTTGGAGTTCGGTAATTACAAAGTCAATATTACGGTACCTGGCGATCACATCATCGGTTCTACCGGCTGGCTTCAAAATCCCAAAGAAGTACTGAATGCTGCCGAGGCTGATCGGCTTGAGAAAGCAAAAACATCGTTCGATAAACCTTTTTTCATTGTAACCGAAGACGAAGCTAAAGGCAGGGAGAAAACAAAATCCACCACTAAAAAAACCTGGCGATTCCAGGCCGACAACGTACGTGACTTTGCCTTCGCCAGTTCAAGGAAATTCATTTGGGATGCGCAAGCTGTAAAACTTCCAACCAATACTGTTTTATGCATGTCTTTCTACCCGAAAGAAGGATTGCCAACGTGGGCTGAACACTCAACACTGGCAGTAAAAAACGCCATCGAAGTCTATTCAAAATACACATTCGATTACCCCTATCCTGTTGCTATCTCCGTGAATACTTCCAACATCGGTATGGAATTTCCTATGATCAGTTTCAATGGTGGCCGCCCAAAGGCTGGAAAAATGTCTGACAATGCACTCGCTGGAATGGTCGGCACTATTGTTCACGAAGTAGGGCACAATTATTTCCCGATGATCGTCAGCAATGACGAACGTCAGTGGATGTGGATGGATGAAGGGTTGAATACATTCTTGCAAACAAGAACAGAGGCCGAGCGCTATCCCAAATTCCATCACACAACACCTAAAGACATTGTCCCTTACATGAAAGGTGACAAAAGTATAATGCGGCCAGTAATGACTACTTCTGACAATGAGAGACTACAGTCGTTTGGTCAGAATTTTTATAACAAACCTACCGTTGCATTAAGCATTTTGAGAGAGAGTATCATGGGCCCTGAATTATTTGACCGCGCGTTTAAAGAATATGCCAACCGATGGAAATACAAACATCCACGCCCTGCTGATTTTTTCCGCACCATGGAAGATCTTTCGGCCGTTGATCTCGATTGGTTCTGGCGAGGCTGGTTCTTTGGAACTGACAATGTAGATGTGGAGCTGAATGAAGTAAAGTGGTTCCGGTTCAATAGCAAAGCAGTCGATCCGGAAAACAAAACCCCGAAGACACAACCTGGAGATCTGGCTGCTAATAAAAATGACAACGACTTCAGCCAGGGACCGAAACCATTGACTATAACGAACACACCAGATGCGTTCTTTGGACAATTTCTGAATCGCCAGGATGACAACGCAATCCGTAAAAACCTGGAGGGGAAGAATCTCTATCAATTGAAGTTCAAGAACATTGGTGGACTGATTACACCCCTTGTGATTGAATGGACATTCAAAGACGGGACCAAAGAGATCGAGCGACTGCCCGCTGAAATTTGGAGAATAAACGAGAATGAAATCACCCGTGTTTTCGTTAAGGAAAAAGAAGTGATCAACATCGTTGTTGACCCAAATGCGGAGCTTGCGGATGTTGAAACAAATAACAATTCATTTCCAAAAAAACCTACAGAGTCTAAATTCGATCAACTGAAAAAGAATTGA
- the topA gene encoding DNA topoisomerase 1 produces MSKNLVIVESPAKAKTIEGYLGKDYKVASSMGHIRDLPKGKDAIDIKNGFEPTYEVSPEKKDVIKKLKELAKDAEMVYLASDEDREGEAISWHLKEVLKLNDKKTRRIVFTEITKNAILNAIKNPRGIDIDLVNAQQARRVLDRLVGFELSPILWKKIKTGLSAGRVQSVAVRLVVEREREINEFDAKSSFRVVAVFDLGKGKQLTAELPEKFSSEEEAMKFLESCKGAKFSIGDLQKKPAKKSPAPPFTTSTLQQEAGRKLSFSVSQTMVVAQKLYEAGKISYMRTDSVNLSDEAVGGATRQINSAYGKEFVFVRKFKTKSASAQEAHEAIRPTDFSVTDPGMDRNAQRLYELIWKRAIASQMADAELERTTAVIKISTSPRTLTAQGEVVKFEGFLKVYLESQDEDDDSEDGKVLPPLTVGQDLTLDELSATETFSRHPARYTEASLVKKLEELGIGRPSTYAPTISTVQKRGYVVKESREGEERKYKVLTLKDNKISNKGETEITGAEKNKLFPTNTAMIVNDFLVEHFSEVTNYSFTAEIEKEFDEIANGKLKWQKMLDGFYKPFHKIVVKTEQVERSSVQNKSKELGVDPKTKKNVYVKLGKFGAYVQLGENPDDNGGEKPKFAALRPGQFIENITLEDALELMKLPRDLGLFEEMPVVANIGRFGPYVLHNKKFVSIPKGEDPYTIKPERAVELIQAKREADANKTIKLFPENPDIQILNGRFGPYIKAGKKNVKIPKGKVPAELTLEECVTLVANAPEKKGRFARRAKAAE; encoded by the coding sequence ATGTCGAAGAATTTAGTGATAGTGGAATCTCCTGCGAAAGCAAAGACGATTGAAGGTTACCTGGGCAAGGATTACAAGGTGGCGTCAAGCATGGGGCATATTCGCGATTTGCCGAAAGGAAAGGATGCTATCGACATAAAAAATGGTTTTGAACCGACCTATGAGGTATCACCGGAAAAAAAAGACGTCATTAAGAAATTAAAAGAACTTGCGAAGGATGCCGAAATGGTTTACCTGGCAAGCGATGAGGACCGTGAGGGAGAAGCTATTTCATGGCACTTGAAAGAAGTGCTGAAACTTAACGATAAAAAAACGAGGAGAATTGTATTTACGGAGATCACGAAGAATGCCATTCTCAACGCCATCAAAAATCCGCGGGGCATTGATATTGACTTAGTCAATGCGCAGCAGGCGAGACGTGTACTCGATCGATTGGTAGGTTTTGAATTGTCACCCATTCTCTGGAAAAAAATAAAAACGGGTCTCTCGGCAGGTCGTGTGCAAAGCGTGGCTGTGCGATTGGTTGTAGAGCGCGAGCGCGAAATCAACGAATTTGATGCAAAGTCATCATTTAGGGTTGTTGCCGTTTTCGACTTGGGAAAGGGAAAACAATTGACTGCCGAACTTCCTGAAAAATTTAGTTCTGAGGAAGAAGCGATGAAGTTTCTCGAATCGTGTAAAGGAGCAAAGTTCTCCATTGGCGATTTGCAAAAGAAACCAGCAAAGAAATCACCTGCACCTCCGTTTACAACCTCAACATTGCAGCAGGAAGCGGGAAGGAAATTAAGTTTCTCAGTTTCTCAAACCATGGTAGTGGCGCAGAAGCTGTACGAAGCTGGAAAGATATCGTACATGCGTACCGACTCGGTCAATTTATCCGATGAAGCTGTAGGAGGTGCGACCAGGCAAATCAATTCAGCGTACGGAAAGGAATTTGTCTTTGTGCGTAAGTTCAAGACTAAATCAGCGAGTGCACAAGAGGCTCACGAAGCGATTCGCCCTACTGATTTTTCTGTCACCGATCCGGGAATGGACCGGAATGCACAGCGCTTGTATGAGCTGATTTGGAAACGGGCCATTGCATCTCAGATGGCAGACGCAGAACTGGAAAGGACGACAGCTGTTATTAAAATATCCACGAGCCCGCGCACACTCACAGCACAAGGTGAAGTAGTGAAGTTTGAAGGTTTTCTGAAAGTGTATCTTGAATCGCAAGATGAGGATGATGATTCGGAAGACGGTAAAGTTTTACCTCCACTTACCGTAGGGCAGGATTTGACTTTGGATGAGCTGTCTGCAACGGAAACTTTTTCGAGACACCCGGCCCGCTACACAGAAGCGAGTTTGGTAAAAAAACTGGAAGAGCTGGGAATTGGACGCCCGTCAACCTATGCGCCAACAATCTCCACTGTGCAGAAGCGCGGTTATGTAGTGAAAGAAAGTCGTGAAGGCGAGGAGCGTAAATACAAAGTCCTCACCCTCAAAGACAATAAAATATCAAACAAAGGCGAAACAGAAATCACGGGTGCGGAGAAAAACAAGTTGTTCCCTACCAACACGGCAATGATCGTGAATGATTTTCTGGTGGAGCACTTTTCCGAAGTAACGAACTATTCGTTCACGGCCGAGATCGAAAAAGAATTTGATGAGATTGCCAATGGCAAACTGAAATGGCAGAAAATGCTGGATGGTTTCTACAAGCCATTCCATAAAATTGTTGTCAAGACCGAACAGGTAGAACGCTCGTCAGTTCAGAACAAGAGTAAAGAACTTGGTGTAGATCCGAAGACCAAGAAGAATGTTTATGTCAAGCTTGGCAAGTTTGGAGCCTATGTGCAGTTGGGAGAGAACCCAGATGACAATGGAGGGGAGAAACCGAAATTCGCAGCTCTTCGCCCGGGTCAGTTCATAGAGAATATCACCTTGGAAGATGCCCTCGAGTTAATGAAGTTGCCGCGTGACCTCGGATTGTTTGAGGAGATGCCAGTAGTTGCTAACATCGGGCGATTCGGCCCTTACGTATTGCACAACAAGAAATTTGTTTCGATCCCTAAGGGAGAAGATCCCTATACCATTAAACCGGAGCGTGCGGTTGAATTGATACAAGCTAAACGTGAAGCTGACGCCAACAAGACGATAAAACTATTTCCCGAAAATCCCGACATACAAATCCTGAATGGTCGCTTCGGACCTTACATTAAAGCCGGGAAGAAAAATGTAAAAATTCCAAAGGGCAAAGTTCCAGCAGAGTTGACGCTCGAAGAATGTGTGACGTTGGTAGCGAACGCTCCGGAGAAGAAAGGAAGGTTTGCACGCAGGGCAAAGGCGGCCGAATAG
- a CDS encoding polyprenyl synthetase translates to MSLRLDDIKRPVAREMEEFEHKFRASMKTRVLLLDQIMNYIVKRKGKQMRPLFVFLSAGACGKINESTFRGGALIELVHTASLVHDDVVDSSNYRRGFFSVNALWKNKIAVLVGDFLLTRGLFLALEHKDYQLLSICTDAVKEMSEGELMQMEKARHLDISEEIYYEIIRQKTASLIASCCAIGASSSGASEALVESMRKFGEYVGMAFQIKDDLFDYGEEEIGKPLGIDIKEKKMTLPLIYSLSKASWLEKRRIISIVKNESENPKKVREVIAFVKSSGGIEYARQAMERYYQMALELVKPLPESEYKTSLNQLVRFTIERKN, encoded by the coding sequence ATGTCTTTACGACTTGACGATATCAAGAGGCCAGTGGCTCGCGAGATGGAAGAGTTCGAACATAAGTTTCGAGCTTCAATGAAAACGCGTGTGCTTTTGCTAGACCAGATTATGAACTACATCGTCAAGCGCAAAGGCAAGCAGATGCGTCCCCTTTTTGTTTTCTTGAGCGCGGGCGCATGTGGGAAGATCAATGAATCTACATTCAGGGGCGGTGCATTAATTGAACTTGTGCATACAGCCAGTCTTGTCCATGACGATGTAGTAGACAGCTCAAACTACCGCCGGGGTTTTTTCTCTGTGAATGCACTTTGGAAAAATAAAATTGCCGTACTCGTTGGTGATTTCCTCCTGACTCGTGGCCTTTTCCTGGCGTTAGAGCACAAAGACTACCAACTCCTCTCCATTTGTACTGACGCGGTAAAAGAAATGAGCGAGGGTGAATTAATGCAGATGGAAAAAGCTCGTCACCTCGATATATCGGAAGAAATTTATTACGAAATCATCCGGCAGAAAACCGCATCATTGATCGCATCATGCTGTGCTATTGGCGCCAGTTCTTCCGGAGCCAGCGAAGCCCTGGTGGAGTCAATGAGAAAGTTCGGCGAATATGTAGGCATGGCATTCCAGATCAAAGACGATTTGTTCGACTACGGAGAAGAAGAAATCGGAAAGCCATTGGGCATTGATATTAAAGAGAAAAAAATGACTTTACCGTTGATCTATTCCTTATCGAAAGCATCATGGCTTGAAAAAAGAAGGATCATCAGCATTGTAAAAAATGAAAGTGAGAACCCGAAAAAAGTTCGCGAGGTAATTGCGTTCGTGAAAAGTTCCGGTGGCATTGAATATGCCAGGCAAGCCATGGAGCGTTACTACCAAATGGCATTGGAGTTAGTGAAGCCACTTCCGGAATCGGAATACAAAACCTCCCTGAACCAATTGGTAAGGTTTACGATCGAAAGAAAAAATTGA
- the gldA gene encoding gliding motility-associated ABC transporter ATP-binding subunit GldA, protein MSLQVSNLTKIYSQQKAVDNISFFINKGEIVGFLGPNGAGKSTTMKIATGYLPPSSGTIAVDGFDVIEQPMEVKKIIGYLPEHNPLYLDMYVHEYLHFIGKVYQIPGSQLKNRTKEIISMCGLEPEQNKLIGSLSKGYRQRVGLAQALIHNPQVLILDEPTTGLDPNQIIEIRKLIKEISRNKTVIFSTHIMQEVQALCDRVIIINKGKIVADDLFKNLVGQTESVSVVVVEFKETISLPDINALPGVDRAVADGKQFRVYSKPNTDIRQELFRFASEKNLSLLSLKQEENSIEEIFRSLTSEATA, encoded by the coding sequence ATGTCATTGCAGGTAAGTAATCTCACCAAAATCTACAGTCAGCAAAAAGCTGTGGACAACATTTCCTTCTTTATTAACAAGGGTGAGATTGTAGGCTTTCTAGGGCCCAATGGAGCAGGTAAGTCCACTACCATGAAAATTGCTACCGGCTATCTTCCTCCTAGCTCGGGAACCATTGCGGTTGACGGATTCGATGTGATAGAGCAACCCATGGAGGTAAAGAAAATCATCGGCTATTTGCCTGAACACAACCCGCTCTATCTCGACATGTATGTTCACGAGTATTTGCATTTCATCGGGAAAGTTTACCAGATTCCAGGGAGTCAACTGAAAAACAGGACAAAGGAAATAATATCCATGTGTGGACTGGAGCCTGAGCAAAACAAGCTTATTGGATCTTTATCCAAGGGCTACCGGCAGCGCGTTGGACTGGCACAGGCGTTAATTCACAATCCGCAGGTTTTGATTTTGGATGAGCCAACCACAGGCCTCGACCCGAATCAGATCATCGAAATACGAAAGCTGATCAAGGAAATCAGCCGGAATAAAACCGTGATTTTCTCTACCCATATCATGCAGGAAGTGCAAGCTCTTTGTGATCGCGTGATTATTATCAACAAAGGAAAAATAGTTGCCGATGATCTGTTCAAAAACCTTGTTGGTCAAACCGAAAGTGTCTCCGTAGTTGTAGTTGAGTTTAAAGAGACCATCTCTTTGCCGGATATCAACGCTCTTCCCGGAGTGGACAGGGCTGTAGCCGATGGTAAACAGTTCAGAGTATACTCGAAACCAAATACCGACATTCGCCAGGAACTCTTCCGGTTTGCCTCCGAAAAAAATCTGTCACTGCTGAGCCTGAAGCAGGAAGAAAACTCTATCGAAGAAATTTTCCGTTCACTCACTTCAGAAGCCACTGCATGA
- the corA gene encoding cobalt/magnesium transport protein CorA: MKKKSHELHPESNIILELIQYNEKDFAGYVNLGIDELLAKQKPGQVNWVNLDGLSDTSIINKIGDHYSLHSLLLEDHTTDHQPRVEEFDDYLFFTLKMLYRIEGHAIDYEQISFVLGKDYLISFQEKEGDLFGPLRERIRLGQGRVRKKKADYLLYRLIDIIVDNYYTVLDAIGQQIEHIEEEIYKGHTGEEFRKIQRLKKELIFLRKALYPLRDAMSKLIKDESGFIDSSNIRFFNDVYSHVAHLIDSLDTYKDLTSGLMDIYINTQNSRMNEVMKVLTVISTIFIPLTFIVGVYGMNFEFMPELRWAFGYPLVWIFMILITIGMIFYFRHKKWF; the protein is encoded by the coding sequence GTGAAAAAAAAATCTCACGAACTTCACCCGGAGTCGAACATTATCCTTGAATTGATTCAATACAATGAGAAGGACTTTGCCGGTTATGTCAATCTCGGAATTGACGAATTGTTAGCTAAACAAAAGCCGGGACAGGTAAATTGGGTTAACCTCGATGGCCTATCAGACACAAGCATCATTAACAAAATTGGTGATCATTACTCCCTCCACAGTTTACTCCTTGAGGATCATACCACCGACCATCAGCCAAGAGTGGAAGAATTCGATGACTACCTCTTCTTTACATTGAAAATGCTTTATCGCATTGAAGGGCATGCCATCGATTATGAGCAAATCAGTTTCGTCCTCGGAAAAGATTACCTGATTTCGTTTCAGGAGAAAGAGGGTGATTTGTTTGGTCCGTTGCGTGAACGAATCAGATTAGGTCAGGGGAGAGTGAGAAAGAAAAAGGCGGACTATTTACTCTATCGTCTGATCGATATCATCGTGGATAATTATTACACGGTGCTGGATGCTATCGGTCAGCAAATTGAACACATCGAGGAAGAGATTTACAAAGGCCACACCGGAGAGGAGTTTCGCAAAATACAGCGTCTCAAAAAAGAACTGATTTTTTTACGAAAGGCGTTGTACCCACTGCGCGATGCTATGAGCAAACTCATCAAAGATGAAAGCGGCTTTATTGACTCATCCAATATCCGTTTTTTCAATGATGTTTACAGTCATGTAGCGCACCTGATCGATTCTCTGGATACGTACAAAGACCTCACTTCCGGGTTGATGGATATTTACATCAACACCCAAAATAGCCGGATGAATGAAGTGATGAAAGTGCTCACGGTAATATCCACGATCTTCATTCCGCTAACGTTTATCGTAGGTGTATACGGAATGAATTTCGAATTCATGCCCGAACTTCGTTGGGCTTTTGGCTATCCATTGGTTTGGATTTTCATGATCCTGATAACGATCGGAATGATTTTTTATTTCCGGCACAAGAAGTGGTTTTGA
- a CDS encoding mechanosensitive ion channel protein MscS, protein MEKQWEQFIFVAAVLVITFLISLVFRFLVGRFIKGAARKLKVDPTRYNFFKNAVDFILFFVAIVIIFRSIPSLRTYGTGLLTGAGVLAAIVGFASQSAFSNIISGIFLVIFKPFSVGDRVKIGQSYTGDVEDITLRHTVIKDFENRRIIMPNSVISNETIINSTTVDEKICVFIEVAVSLKTNLDRAILIIEDEAQKHRYFIENRTELEIQRGEHPVMVRVLTFLNGGILLRAYVWSRNATDAFDLKCDLNKSIKERFDKEGIELADMQYQVVTKSL, encoded by the coding sequence ATGGAAAAACAGTGGGAGCAATTCATTTTTGTGGCCGCAGTGTTGGTGATCACTTTCCTGATTTCTTTGGTCTTCCGATTCCTGGTGGGAAGGTTTATTAAAGGCGCAGCACGCAAACTTAAGGTTGACCCGACCCGATACAATTTTTTTAAGAACGCTGTCGATTTCATACTTTTTTTTGTGGCGATCGTAATCATATTCCGTTCCATTCCTTCACTGCGCACTTATGGAACAGGTCTTCTGACAGGTGCCGGTGTTTTGGCTGCCATCGTAGGTTTTGCGTCACAATCTGCTTTCTCGAATATTATCAGCGGCATTTTTCTTGTCATATTCAAACCCTTTAGCGTTGGCGACCGCGTGAAGATCGGCCAATCGTACACGGGGGATGTCGAAGATATTACACTTCGTCATACCGTGATCAAGGACTTTGAAAATCGAAGAATAATTATGCCTAACAGTGTAATTAGCAATGAGACGATCATCAATTCAACTACGGTTGACGAAAAGATATGCGTATTTATTGAGGTGGCTGTCTCGCTGAAAACCAACCTCGACCGTGCTATCCTGATCATTGAAGATGAAGCACAGAAACACAGATATTTTATCGAGAATAGAACCGAACTCGAAATTCAACGTGGGGAACATCCGGTGATGGTCCGGGTGCTCACCTTTTTAAACGGAGGAATTCTGCTTCGAGCTTATGTCTGGAGCCGGAACGCAACGGACGCATTCGATCTTAAATGTGACCTGAACAAATCCATTAAAGAAAGATTCGACAAAGAAGGAATTGAACTGGCAGACATGCAATACCAGGTGGTGACGAAATCCTTATAA
- the gldF gene encoding gliding motility-associated ABC transporter permease subunit GldF has translation MIRVFSKEFNGYLNSLIAYLVISVFLTGIGSLLWIFPETSVLDYGFADMDTLFSMGPYVFIFLIPAITMKSFAEEKKMGTMELLLTKPLTDWDIVLGKYFASFALTLVALVPTLIYYYSISRLGNPIGNIDTAGVTGSYIGLALLASVFSAIGICASSLTTNQIVSFILAAFSCFIFYTGFNSLSTLVSDSALLVKQFGILYHYEAMSKGLIDSRDVIYFLSITGLMLLCAKTVIGSRQW, from the coding sequence ATGATCCGCGTCTTCTCTAAAGAATTCAATGGCTACCTTAATTCGCTCATCGCCTACCTGGTGATCAGCGTATTTCTGACCGGCATTGGTTCATTACTTTGGATCTTCCCAGAAACCTCAGTACTTGATTATGGTTTCGCGGACATGGATACATTGTTCTCAATGGGACCATACGTTTTTATTTTCCTGATTCCGGCCATTACCATGAAGAGTTTTGCTGAGGAAAAAAAAATGGGTACGATGGAATTGCTGCTCACCAAACCATTGACTGATTGGGATATCGTCTTAGGAAAATACTTTGCTTCGTTCGCGTTGACATTGGTTGCTTTAGTGCCTACACTCATTTATTATTATTCCATCAGCCGGCTCGGCAACCCGATTGGTAACATTGACACCGCAGGCGTTACAGGTTCTTATATCGGACTGGCATTGCTGGCTTCAGTGTTTTCAGCCATTGGTATTTGTGCGTCCTCACTCACCACAAACCAGATCGTATCGTTTATCCTTGCAGCTTTTAGTTGCTTTATTTTTTATACGGGGTTTAATTCGCTGTCAACCCTGGTAAGTGACTCTGCTCTGTTAGTGAAACAGTTTGGAATACTCTATCACTATGAGGCCATGAGCAAAGGACTGATTGACAGCCGGGATGTGATTTATTTTTTGAGCATAACAGGCCTGATGTTGTTGTGTGCGAAAACAGTGATTGGAAGCAGGCAGTGGTAA
- a CDS encoding ketosteroid isomerase: MEQLIHRFYKAFQDKDWKTMQLCYHDEIVFNDPVFQNLKGNEAKAMWHMLVEAGKDLTLTFSDIKANAQEGSCHWEAFYTFSKTGKKVHNIIDASFQFKDEKIFRHTDSFDLWRWSRMAMGSSGLILGWTPILRNKVRSIARSNLEKFMKSNGY; encoded by the coding sequence TTGGAACAATTGATTCACCGGTTCTACAAAGCCTTCCAGGACAAAGACTGGAAGACGATGCAATTGTGCTATCATGATGAAATAGTATTTAACGATCCTGTTTTTCAAAATCTGAAAGGGAACGAAGCGAAGGCGATGTGGCACATGCTGGTGGAGGCGGGAAAAGATTTGACGCTTACTTTTTCTGATATAAAGGCTAATGCACAGGAAGGTTCATGTCATTGGGAAGCATTTTATACTTTTTCAAAGACAGGAAAAAAAGTCCACAACATCATTGATGCCAGTTTTCAATTCAAGGATGAAAAGATTTTTCGTCACACCGATTCTTTTGATTTATGGCGATGGAGCAGAATGGCGATGGGAAGTTCAGGACTGATTTTGGGCTGGACTCCTATTCTCCGTAACAAAGTCAGAAGCATTGCTCGAAGTAATCTCGAAAAATTCATGAAATCGAATGGCTACTAA